A genomic region of Micromonospora sp. NBRC 110009 contains the following coding sequences:
- a CDS encoding alpha/beta fold hydrolase: MGNGRVPAGFTEQRSQVDGVTWNYVRGGRGPTLVLLHGYPQCWRMWRHLLPELADSYEVIAPDLRGFGDSDAPPGGYDKKTVAAELHGLLAGLGLAGQIRLVGHDLGTMVAYAYAAAHPDQVVRLVLTEAPIPDESIYTFPALTAAGPAVWNFGFFTVPNGLPEQLVAGREALWVDRFSDSIMVNKGSLGPDDIEEYARHLRDEAHLRASFGYFRAFGQDIADNAAYRSTKLPMPVLAVGARASLGPQVADQVRRYADTVTGEVVEDSGHWLFEERPAEMADLLLPFLRG, translated from the coding sequence ATGGGCAACGGGCGGGTGCCAGCGGGATTCACCGAGCAGCGGAGCCAGGTCGATGGCGTGACGTGGAACTACGTCCGGGGCGGCCGGGGGCCCACGCTGGTGCTGCTCCACGGCTATCCGCAGTGCTGGCGCATGTGGCGGCACCTGCTGCCGGAGCTGGCCGATTCGTACGAGGTGATCGCGCCCGATCTGCGCGGGTTCGGCGACAGCGACGCGCCGCCCGGCGGGTACGACAAGAAGACCGTCGCCGCCGAACTGCACGGGCTGCTCGCCGGACTCGGCCTGGCCGGGCAGATCCGGCTGGTCGGCCACGACCTGGGCACCATGGTGGCGTACGCCTACGCGGCCGCCCATCCGGATCAGGTCGTGCGGCTGGTCCTCACCGAGGCGCCGATCCCCGACGAGAGCATCTACACGTTCCCGGCGCTGACCGCCGCCGGTCCGGCCGTGTGGAACTTCGGCTTCTTCACCGTTCCCAACGGCCTGCCGGAGCAGCTCGTCGCCGGCCGGGAGGCGCTCTGGGTCGACCGCTTCAGCGACTCGATCATGGTCAACAAGGGCAGCCTCGGGCCGGACGACATCGAGGAGTACGCCCGGCACCTGCGCGACGAGGCGCACCTGCGGGCCAGTTTCGGCTACTTCCGGGCCTTCGGGCAGGACATCGCGGACAACGCGGCGTACCGGTCGACCAAGCTGCCCATGCCGGTGCTCGCCGTCGGCGCCCGGGCCAGCCTCGGACCCCAGGTGGCCGATCAGGTGCGCCGGTACGCCGACACCGTCACCGGCGAGGTGGTCGAGGACTCCGGCCACTGGCTGTTCGAGGAGCGCCCCGCGGAGATGGCCGACCTGCTCCTGCCCTTCCTCCGCGGCTGA
- a CDS encoding menaquinone biosynthesis decarboxylase encodes MAARGFPYGDLKDFLAALERAGELRRVSVPVDPTLEISEVVTRTVRDGGPALLFERPTRGEMPVAINLFGTEKRMAMALGVDSLDEIGERIGGLIKPELPVGWSGIREGLGKVMQLTSLPPRKVKTAPCQQVVYKGDDVDLNRLPGLQVWPGDGGIFHNFGLTHTKHPETGKRNLGLYRLQQHSRNTLGMHWQIHKDSTAHHAVAERLGQRLPVAIAIGCDPVVSYAATAPLPSDIDEYLFAGFLRGERVEMVDCLTVPLQVPAHAQVVLEGYLEPGERLPEGPFGDHTGFYTPVEPFPVLHVEAMTMQRDPVYHSIITSKPPQEDHGLGKATERIFLPLLKMMIPDIVDYDLPAAGVFHNCAIVSIRKRYPKHAQKVMNAIWGAHLMSLTKLIVIVDEDCDVHDYQEVAFRAFGNVDYARDLLITEGPVDHLDHSSYQQFWGGKAGIDATRKLPAEGYTRGWPEEMTMSPEVTSLVDKRWKEYGI; translated from the coding sequence ATGGCGGCTCGTGGCTTCCCGTACGGCGATCTCAAGGACTTCCTCGCGGCGCTCGAGCGCGCGGGGGAGCTGCGGCGGGTGAGCGTCCCGGTCGACCCCACGCTGGAGATCAGCGAGGTGGTCACCCGCACCGTCCGCGATGGCGGCCCGGCGCTGCTCTTCGAGCGGCCGACCCGGGGCGAGATGCCGGTGGCGATCAACCTGTTCGGCACCGAGAAGCGGATGGCGATGGCCCTCGGCGTCGACTCGCTGGACGAGATCGGCGAGCGGATCGGCGGGCTGATCAAGCCGGAGCTGCCGGTCGGCTGGTCCGGCATCCGCGAGGGCCTGGGCAAGGTCATGCAGCTCACGTCGCTGCCGCCGCGCAAGGTCAAGACCGCGCCGTGCCAGCAGGTGGTCTACAAGGGCGACGACGTCGACCTGAACCGGCTGCCCGGCCTCCAGGTCTGGCCCGGCGACGGCGGGATCTTCCACAACTTCGGGCTGACCCACACCAAGCACCCGGAGACCGGCAAGCGCAACCTCGGTCTCTACCGGCTCCAGCAGCACAGCCGGAACACGCTGGGCATGCACTGGCAGATCCACAAGGACTCCACCGCGCACCACGCCGTCGCCGAGCGGCTCGGCCAGCGGCTCCCGGTCGCCATCGCCATCGGCTGCGACCCGGTCGTCTCGTACGCGGCCACCGCGCCGCTCCCCAGCGACATCGACGAATACCTGTTCGCCGGCTTCCTGCGCGGCGAGCGGGTGGAGATGGTCGACTGCCTGACCGTGCCGCTGCAGGTGCCGGCGCACGCCCAGGTGGTGCTGGAGGGCTACCTCGAGCCCGGCGAGCGGCTGCCCGAGGGGCCGTTCGGCGACCACACCGGCTTCTACACGCCGGTCGAGCCGTTCCCGGTGCTGCACGTCGAGGCGATGACCATGCAGCGCGACCCGGTCTACCACTCGATCATCACGTCCAAGCCGCCGCAGGAGGACCACGGACTCGGCAAGGCCACCGAGCGGATCTTCCTGCCGCTGCTCAAGATGATGATCCCGGACATCGTCGACTACGACCTGCCGGCCGCCGGGGTCTTCCACAACTGCGCGATCGTGTCCATCCGCAAGCGCTACCCCAAGCACGCGCAGAAGGTGATGAACGCGATCTGGGGCGCGCACCTGATGTCGCTGACCAAGCTGATCGTGATCGTCGACGAGGACTGCGACGTGCACGACTACCAGGAGGTCGCGTTCCGCGCCTTCGGCAACGTCGACTACGCCCGGGACCTACTGATCACCGAGGGTCCGGTCGACCACCTCGACCACTCGTCGTACCAGCAGTTCTGGGGCGGCAAGGCGGGCATCGACGCGACCCGCAAGCTGCCGGCCGAGGGCTACACCCGGGGCTGGCCGGAGGAGATGACCATGTCGCCCGAGGTGACCTCGCTGGTCGACAAGCGCTGGAAGGAGTACGGGATCTGA
- the mqnP gene encoding menaquinone biosynthesis prenyltransferase MqnP, protein MTAVLEPVERPGRVKSFLKLVTIEHSVFALPFAYLSALTAMQVNGGHVRWLDLLLITVAMVGARTFAMAANRILDRKIDARNPRTARRELVTGAVSLRTAWTGAAVALVVFLAAAALLNPLCLALAPLAVVPLVVYPYGKRFTNWPHAILAIAQAVGPVGAWLAVTGTLAGSWPAWLLGAAVGLWIGGFDLIYACQDADVDRTIGVHSVPARYGLRFALHASTVAHVVTFALFIWFGALVGFGWLWWIGLAFTAVAFGYQHLVVSPTDLSKVNRAFFTANGFVGIALFVFALLDLVVRLGLRP, encoded by the coding sequence ATGACGGCCGTGCTGGAGCCCGTCGAACGCCCGGGACGGGTCAAGTCCTTCCTCAAGCTGGTCACGATCGAGCACTCGGTCTTCGCGCTGCCGTTCGCGTACCTGTCGGCGCTCACCGCGATGCAGGTGAACGGCGGGCACGTGCGCTGGCTCGACCTGCTGCTGATCACCGTGGCGATGGTCGGGGCGCGGACGTTCGCCATGGCCGCCAACCGGATCCTCGACCGGAAGATCGACGCGCGGAACCCGCGTACCGCCCGGCGGGAGCTGGTCACCGGGGCCGTGAGCCTTCGGACCGCCTGGACCGGTGCGGCCGTCGCGCTGGTGGTCTTCCTCGCCGCCGCCGCCCTGCTCAACCCGCTCTGCCTGGCGCTGGCACCGCTCGCCGTGGTCCCGCTGGTGGTCTACCCGTACGGCAAGCGGTTCACCAACTGGCCGCACGCCATCCTGGCGATCGCCCAGGCGGTCGGCCCGGTGGGCGCGTGGCTGGCGGTCACCGGCACCCTCGCCGGCTCCTGGCCGGCCTGGCTGCTCGGCGCCGCCGTCGGCCTCTGGATCGGCGGCTTCGACCTGATCTACGCCTGCCAGGACGCCGACGTGGACCGGACGATCGGGGTGCACAGCGTCCCCGCCCGGTACGGGCTGCGCTTCGCGCTGCACGCCTCCACCGTGGCGCACGTGGTCACCTTCGCGCTGTTCATCTGGTTCGGCGCGCTGGTCGGCTTCGGCTGGCTCTGGTGGATCGGGCTGGCGTTCACCGCCGTCGCCTTCGGCTACCAGCACCTGGTGGTCAGCCCGACCGACCTCAGCAAGGTCAACCGGGCCT